The nucleotide sequence AAAAAATAAAGATATAACTCTTGATGCAAAAGTAAAACTTACAAGTGATAAAGAGATATATAAATATATAGTTTCTGATGAAATAGATGGAATGGGATTTACTTCTCAAATAGATAATGATTTATTCTCAAATGTAAAACTAACACAAGATAATGATAAATATAGTTTCTCAAGTTACTATAATTATTTATATGATTTGGACAAAGGTTCAAATATAAATGATGATAGAAGTAGAGGAGAAGATTTTGGATTTGGATTTACTGATAAAGAGAGAAAAGTTTCTTTATACTTTGATGAAGTAAATGGAGATAAATTTAGAAAGCTTAACTCTTGGGAAAGGAATCCAGATAAAAAATTATCAGATGAGATAATTGAGGGATTAAATATTTCTTATACTCCTTGGACAGTGGCAGAGTATGATGAATATAACTCACAAAATTATGGAGCAAGTTTTGGAGAGTATGACTTTGTAGGAGATACAGAGATAAAACTTTCTTTTAACCACAAATATAGTGAGAAAAAATTAAATACTCAAAATGACCCATTTAGAAGAGAAGTTTTTGGAGATAATAGAGTAAGCCAATACAATAGATTTGAAGATACTATTTATGAAGAAGTAGAAGAAAATAAAATTTCTTCAACTATCTATCATGATTGGTTTGATACAACTTTCTTCGGTGGTACTTATAAAGAAACTATTGAAACTAGAGAGGGAAGTTATAAAGGAGAAAGTCAAATTTATTTGAATGAATCAGATTTCTATGGATTAGGACTTTCTAAAAATGATATTTCTTTAGGAAAACTTGGAACCATTGACATTAATGGAAATGTTAGAAGAGATGAATTTTCTAAGGGAGAACAAAATCTAGAAGGAAAATTAAAAGAAACAATTAATGACGATACTCTTACAAAATATGATGGAACTATCTCTCACAAACTAGAGTTTGGTAAGGAAAATGAAAATATACTTACTGTTTCTGGTGTAGGATATTCATATGATGGAGAAAAATCTCAAGAGTATGGAAGAGTTATTAATAAAGATAATAGTTTAAAAGTTGCTGATGAATTTAAAATAAAAACTGGAAAACTTGAAACTTCTTATAAGGGAGAAGTTGAAAAAAGAGAAAAAGCTATAAATGATGAAAAATCATTGGAAAGTTTAAAAAATACATTGGATTTCAGTTATGATGATAAAAAATTAGCATCATTCTATTATAATGAATCTGATAGATACTCTTTTAAAACTCCATATTCTTTTGGAAATGATAATGAAACTTACAATGATTTATCAAATAAAGATTTTGGTGTAACTTTCTATGCTGGAAATCACGAATTTTATTATAAAAACCAAAGTATAGATAATTTTGCAAGAGATATAGACCTATCTTACTATGTTAGAGAAAATGGAAAAGATATATTAAAACCAGCTTATTTTAATGGATTAGATGAAGAAATAAGAGAAAATATTTATGGATATTCTTACTCTTTTGCAAAAGATAAAAAATTAACTTTACAATATACTGAGGGTAAAGATAAAGCTTGGTTAGATTCAAGAGAAGTTATCGATATTAAAAATAGACTTTATACAGTGGCATATCAACAGGGAACAGAAGTTCAACATATGATAAGTACAACTTATGGAGATTATCAAGGAAATTATGTAGCAAATGCTTATGAAAATATCGACACTACTAAAATGAACACAGATTATAATAGTGATATTATATCTTTATCATATAGTTTCAAAGATAAAAGAATGTCTCAAGAAGAGTTAAAATATTATGCTGGTAAAGAGTTTGGAAAAAATCCAGGTGAAGTAACTCCAGCTGATATTTCTAGAGTTAGAGAAATTTTTGAAAGAAATGAAGAAAGAACAACAGCATTTAATCTTGGAAAATCTATCGATAACAGAATAAATTATTTTGGAGATTACAAAAGAAGTTTAAACTTAAATCTATCTCTTGAAAGAGCTAAAGCAGATTATGCTCCAAGTGATTATTGGGACGCATTAAAAGAGTTTAAAGCAAGTGTTTTCTATTCTCAAAAGAGAATCGGACTTGGTTATATTTTCTCAGAAGAGGCTAATATAAATTCTCAAGGAGAAAGAGAAGTAACTGAGAGAGAACACGAATTTAGTTTCCACGCAAAAATCGGTAAACCAAGTGAAGGTTGGAGAACAAAAATGTATATCCAATTCTATGATGATGTAAAAGGACAACGTGCTGAAGGAGTAGACGCTTTTATTGATGAGGCTGGTATTGAAATCGGTAAAGAGATGGGATACTATGAATGGTCTGTTGCTTACATAAGAGATTACAACTTAGGAACAAGAGATTATGAATGGAAAACAGCTCTTCAATTTACTCTTCTTACTTTCCCTGATAATAAAATATTTAGTATTGGTGCTAAAGATGATAGAGGAGAAGACGGTAAACTTAAAGCAGATGGTTCAATCTTCAGTGGAATAAAAGTTGAAGATATAGAATAATAAAAAATAAAATTATTGAAATAGATAAAGGAGAAAAATATGAAAGTAGAATTAATGGACGGAAGCATAAAAGAATTTGAAAAAGCAGAAAATATGTTTGTCATAGCTAAATCTATAAGCAATTCTTTAGTAAAAAAATCTGTCGCAGCAAAAGTAGATGGAGAATTAAAAGATATGTCTTATGTTTTAGATCACGACGCAAAAGTTGAGTTTGTAACTTCTGATACTGAAGAGGGAGAAGAAATCATAAGACACTCAGCAGCTCACTTAATGGCTCAAGCTGTTGTTAGATTATTCCCAGGAACAAAAGTTACAATAGGGCCTGCTATTGAAAATGGATTCTATTATGACTTTGACTCAGAAGAACAATTTACTCCAGAAGATTTGGAAAAAATTGAAGCTGAAATGAAAAAAATAGCTAAAGAAGATTTAAAAATAGAAAGAGTTATGATGTCAAGAGACGAAGCTATAAAACACTTTGAAGAATTAGGAGAAATCTACAAAGTAGAAATCATAAAAGATATAGCTAAAGGTGATGAATTATCTTTCTACAAACAAGGTGAATTTATGGACCTTTGTAGAGGACCTCACGTACCATCAACTTCTCATATAAAAGCTTTCAAACTAAAATCAGTTGCAGGAGCTTATTGGAGAGGGGACGCTAAAAATAAAATGCTACAAAGAATTTATGGATTAGCATTCTCTAACAATGATAAATTAAAAGATTACTTAGTATTCTTAGAAGAAGCTGAAAAAAGAGATCACAGAAGACTTGGAAAAGAATTAGAATTATTCTTCGTAAGTGAATATGGACCAGGATTCCCTATATTCTTACCAAAAGGAATGGTTCTAAAAAATACTTTAATAGATTTATGGAGAAGAGAACATAAAAAAGCTGGATATGTAGAAATCCAAACTCCAACAATGCTTAATAAAGAACTTTGGGAAACTTCAGGACACTGGTTCAACTATAGAGAAAATATGTATACTACTTCAATAGATGAAACAGATTTCGCTATAAAACCAATGAACTGTCCAGGAGGAGTTTTAGCTTATAAAAATAAAATCCATTCTTACAAAGATTTACCAGAAAGAGTTGGAGAATTAGGACACGTACATAGACACGAATTTTCTGGAGCTCTACACGGACTTATGAGAGTTAGAGCATTCACTCAAGACGATGCTCATATCTTTATGACTCCAGACCAAATCGAAGATGAAATTATAGGAGTAGTTCAACTTATAGATAAATTCTATAGAGGAATCTTTGGATTTGACTATTCAATAGAATTATCAACAAAACCAGAAAAAGCTATCGGAGCTCAAGAAATTTGGGATAAAGCAGAAGCAGGATTACAAGGAGCTTTAGAAAAAATAGGAGTTCCTTATAAATTAAACCCTGGAGATGGAGCTTTCTACGGACCAAAATTAGACTTCAAAATTAAAGATGCTATCGGAAGAACTTGGCAATGTGGAACAATCCAATTAGACTTCAACTTACCAGAAAGATTTGATATTCACTACATCGGTGAAGATGGAGAAAAACATAGACCAGTAATGATTCACAGAGTTGTTTATGGATCAATCGAAAGATTTATCGGAATCTTAATAGAACACTATGCAGGAGCTTTCCCTATGTGGTTAGCACCTACTCAAGTAAGAATTTTAACTCTTAACGATGATGTAGTTCCTTATGCAAAAGAAGTAAAAGCTATGTTAGAAGCTCGTGATATAAGAGTAGAACTTGACGACAGAGCAGAAACTATCGGATATAAAATCAGAGAAGCTAATGGAAAATATAAAATACCTATGCAACTTATTATAGGTAAAGCTGAAGCTGAAAACAGAGAAGTTAATATAAGAAGATTTGGAGAAAAAGATCAAAAAACTATGAAACTTGATGAATTTATTCCATATGCTGTTGATGAAGCTACTTTAAAAATAAAAGAAACTAAATAATAAAATTGATAGAGGGTGCAAATTAACATCCTCTATTTTTTATGGAAAAATATAAATTTTATTATTAATAAAAAGTGTTGTACATTTGGGAGATTCAAGAACTTGTGTTTTACACCCCGCAAGTACAACTCATAGACAACTGACAGAAGAAGAACAAATAAAAGCTGGGGTTTTACCTGAAGCTATCAGAATAAATGTTGGAATAGAAAATATAGAAGATATTTTAAATGATATGATAAGTTGTAAAATATAATGCGACAAAAAGAAAAATATAAAAACTCATAACTATTCGTGTAAAATATTAATAACCACAAAAATACAACACGAAAGGATTAGTTATGAGTCATAAATATCTTACCATAAATGAAAGAAATAAGATAGAAGTTTTACTAAAAGAAAATTATTCTGTTAATAAAATTTCTAAAATCATTGGTGTTCATCGTTCTACTATTTATCGTGAAATTAAAAGATGCCATTCTGTATATGATGCTTCTATTGCACAAAAAGATTTTTTATCAAACTCTAAGAAAAAAGGTAGAAATTTAAAAGCCTGTAAAAATTTAATTTCTTTAATCCAAAATAGATTAAAAAAGACTTGGTCTCCTGAACAAATAATTGGAAGAGAAT is from Fusobacterium perfoetens and encodes:
- the thrS gene encoding threonine--tRNA ligase produces the protein MKVELMDGSIKEFEKAENMFVIAKSISNSLVKKSVAAKVDGELKDMSYVLDHDAKVEFVTSDTEEGEEIIRHSAAHLMAQAVVRLFPGTKVTIGPAIENGFYYDFDSEEQFTPEDLEKIEAEMKKIAKEDLKIERVMMSRDEAIKHFEELGEIYKVEIIKDIAKGDELSFYKQGEFMDLCRGPHVPSTSHIKAFKLKSVAGAYWRGDAKNKMLQRIYGLAFSNNDKLKDYLVFLEEAEKRDHRRLGKELELFFVSEYGPGFPIFLPKGMVLKNTLIDLWRREHKKAGYVEIQTPTMLNKELWETSGHWFNYRENMYTTSIDETDFAIKPMNCPGGVLAYKNKIHSYKDLPERVGELGHVHRHEFSGALHGLMRVRAFTQDDAHIFMTPDQIEDEIIGVVQLIDKFYRGIFGFDYSIELSTKPEKAIGAQEIWDKAEAGLQGALEKIGVPYKLNPGDGAFYGPKLDFKIKDAIGRTWQCGTIQLDFNLPERFDIHYIGEDGEKHRPVMIHRVVYGSIERFIGILIEHYAGAFPMWLAPTQVRILTLNDDVVPYAKEVKAMLEARDIRVELDDRAETIGYKIREANGKYKIPMQLIIGKAEAENREVNIRRFGEKDQKTMKLDEFIPYAVDEATLKIKETK